TTGTAAAAAGTGTAATAAGGTATTTAATTTACTTGAAAATAATCGTAAATGCCCAAACTGTAATAGTGCAGAGTGGGAAATTTTAGGTGGGAAAGAATTTTTTATAAAAGAAATTATTGCTTGTTGATGCAAAACTTAAATAAAGAGTATGCAATATAATTGCATACTCTTTTTGATTAATTTCTAGTTAATTTGATTATTACATCTTCAAGATGAGGATACATTTTTAATAAATCATTTCTTTTGAATAATTCAAAGTCTTCAAATGTAAATGCAGGTGCTACCATACATCCAACTAATGCAAAACCATCATTATTCATTGAAGATCCAAATATATATCCTTTAGGAACTAAAATTTGTGGAAGTTCTCCGTTTTCAATATCTAGCCCTAATTGTTTAGTAATTAGCTCACCCTCTGGAGTAATCATATATATAGTAAGGGGTTGCCCATCATGATAGTACCACATTTCATCTGACTTTAGTCTATGAAAATTAGACACCTCTCCAGTCTCAAGTAAGAAGTATATACTAGTAAATAAATTTTTATCTTCTCTAAATAAATCTTTTGAAACTACTGACTCCTTATAGTAACCACCTTCAACATGAGGTGTCATACCTAGGTTTTCTATATAATATTTTGCTGATTTCATACTGTACCTCCTATGTATAATGTTTTCATTATAACATAAATCAAGGCACTCTGATCTTAGTTTAACAAG
The nucleotide sequence above comes from Paraclostridium bifermentans. Encoded proteins:
- a CDS encoding cupin domain-containing protein, translated to MKSAKYYIENLGMTPHVEGGYYKESVVSKDLFREDKNLFTSIYFLLETGEVSNFHRLKSDEMWYYHDGQPLTIYMITPEGELITKQLGLDIENGELPQILVPKGYIFGSSMNNDGFALVGCMVAPAFTFEDFELFKRNDLLKMYPHLEDVIIKLTRN